One window of the Pseudomonas knackmussii B13 genome contains the following:
- the xdhC gene encoding xanthine dehydrogenase accessory protein XdhC has product MTPTWMDAIARLRDGAEPYVLVTVVGVQGSTPRESGCKMLVTADTCYDTIGGGHLELAATEHARQLLLAGKDAQSLEHFPLGARLGQCCGGRASLLFECFAVRGPQVLLFGAGHVGRALAPLLAGLPLRLEWVDSRAGEFPAELPTGVRASLLDDPLEAVDKAAAGSYYLIMTHNHPLDYALAEAVLKRGDAGFLGMIGSQTKAQRFRLRLEQRGFSTGAIESMHCPIGLPGIPGKRPLEVAIAVAAQVVARYHQDAPMRATRSGVEWKALCSETAHT; this is encoded by the coding sequence ATGACCCCGACCTGGATGGATGCCATCGCCCGCCTGCGCGACGGCGCGGAGCCCTACGTGCTAGTCACGGTGGTCGGCGTGCAGGGCTCCACCCCGCGCGAGTCCGGCTGCAAGATGCTGGTCACCGCCGACACCTGCTACGACACCATCGGTGGCGGCCACCTGGAGCTGGCCGCCACCGAGCACGCGCGCCAGCTGCTGCTGGCCGGCAAGGACGCGCAAAGCCTGGAACATTTCCCCCTCGGCGCGCGCCTCGGCCAGTGCTGCGGCGGCCGCGCCAGCCTGTTGTTCGAGTGCTTCGCGGTGCGCGGGCCGCAGGTGCTGCTATTCGGCGCCGGGCACGTCGGCCGTGCCCTGGCGCCGTTGCTGGCCGGTTTGCCATTGCGCCTGGAATGGGTCGACAGCCGGGCCGGCGAATTCCCCGCCGAGTTACCCACAGGCGTGCGCGCGAGCTTGCTCGACGATCCGCTGGAGGCTGTGGATAAAGCCGCGGCGGGCAGTTACTACCTGATCATGACCCACAACCACCCGCTGGATTACGCCCTCGCCGAAGCGGTGCTCAAGCGTGGCGACGCCGGCTTCCTCGGCATGATCGGCTCGCAGACCAAGGCCCAGCGCTTCCGCTTGCGCCTGGAGCAACGCGGCTTTTCCACAGGGGCGATCGAGTCGATGCATTGCCCCATCGGCCTGCCCGGCATCCCCGGCAAGCGCCCGCTGGAAGTGGCCATCGCCGTCGCCGCCCAGGTCGTCGCCCGTTACCACCAGGATGCGCCGATGCGTGCAACGCGCAGCGGTGTCGAATGGAAGGCCCTCTGCAGCGAGACAGCGCACACGTAG
- the xdhB gene encoding xanthine dehydrogenase molybdopterin binding subunit has product MRSLPPLASNGAVEDIHSAGRPKTHDSAELHVSGAARYVDDIKEPRDLLYAAVGLSEIACGAIHSLDLDAVRAAPGVVAVLTLDQVPGHTDIGPVFPGDPLLAGDRVKHHGQALFAVAAETQLQARRAARLAKVEYTEETPLLDPLQAKAEERFVRPPHFMRRGDAEHALAASPYVLHAGQFVGGQEHFYLEGQASMAVPTDDGGMFVFTSSQHPSEVQKLVAEVLAIPLAKVTVEVRRMGGGFGGKETQAAPWACLAALLARQTGRAVKLRLPRADDMRLTGKRHPFHNQYQVGFDAEGRLLAAQLEVVGDCGHSPDLSDAIVDRAMFHADNAYFIPAVSIAGYRSFTNIVSHTAFRGFGGPQGMMLIERAMDDIARAVGQDPLDVRKLNLYGGSGRDLTPYHQRVEHNLLGELIERLEVSSDYRVRRAAIGQFNAASPVLKRGLALTPVKFGISFTAQHLNQAGALVHLYTDGSIQLNHGGTEMGQGLNTKVAQIVAEEFQVPLARVSITATRTDKVPNTSPTAASSGTDLNGMAARDAARTLKRRLAEFLAAREGGTPQEVRFEHGQVRVAGKALDFAEVVQAAYFARVQLSATGFYRTPKIHYDRETGQGHPFFYFAYGAAVSEVEVDTLTGEYRLLRVDILHDVGRSLNPAIDIGQIEGGFVQGMGWLTTEELKWDAKGRLLTTGPATYKIPAASDVPEDFRVALFDRPNEEDSVYLSKAVGEPPFMLAISVWSALRDAIASLADYRVSPALDTPATPERVLWACEALRAVDKPKTVAVEEPV; this is encoded by the coding sequence ATGCGTAGCCTGCCTCCCCTGGCCAGCAACGGCGCCGTGGAAGATATCCACAGCGCCGGCCGACCCAAGACCCACGACAGCGCCGAACTGCACGTCAGCGGCGCGGCGCGCTATGTCGACGACATCAAGGAGCCGCGCGACCTGCTCTACGCCGCTGTCGGTCTGAGCGAGATCGCCTGCGGCGCCATCCACAGCCTCGATCTCGATGCCGTGCGTGCCGCGCCCGGCGTGGTGGCGGTGCTGACCCTCGACCAAGTGCCCGGGCACACCGACATCGGTCCGGTGTTCCCTGGCGATCCGCTGCTGGCGGGCGACCGCGTGAAGCACCACGGCCAGGCGCTGTTCGCCGTGGCTGCCGAGACCCAGCTGCAGGCCCGTCGCGCTGCACGCCTGGCAAAGGTCGAATACACCGAGGAAACGCCGCTGCTCGATCCGCTGCAGGCCAAGGCCGAGGAGCGCTTCGTTCGCCCACCGCATTTCATGCGCCGGGGCGATGCCGAGCATGCGCTGGCCGCCTCGCCTTATGTGCTTCACGCGGGCCAGTTCGTCGGCGGTCAGGAGCACTTCTACCTCGAAGGCCAGGCCTCAATGGCTGTGCCGACCGACGACGGGGGCATGTTCGTTTTCACCTCCAGCCAGCACCCGAGCGAAGTGCAGAAACTGGTGGCCGAGGTGCTGGCGATTCCGCTGGCCAAGGTCACGGTGGAAGTGCGCCGCATGGGCGGCGGCTTCGGCGGCAAGGAAACCCAGGCCGCGCCCTGGGCCTGCCTGGCCGCGCTGCTGGCGCGGCAGACCGGGCGCGCGGTGAAGCTGCGCCTGCCGCGTGCCGACGACATGCGCCTGACCGGCAAGCGCCACCCGTTCCACAACCAGTACCAGGTCGGCTTCGACGCCGAAGGCCGGTTGCTTGCCGCGCAGCTTGAGGTGGTCGGCGACTGCGGCCACTCGCCGGACCTCTCCGACGCTATCGTCGATCGCGCCATGTTCCACGCCGACAACGCCTACTTCATCCCGGCGGTGAGCATCGCCGGCTATCGCAGCTTCACCAACATCGTTTCGCACACCGCTTTCCGCGGTTTCGGCGGGCCGCAGGGGATGATGCTGATCGAGCGCGCCATGGACGACATCGCCCGCGCCGTCGGCCAGGACCCGCTCGACGTGCGCAAGCTCAACCTCTACGGCGGCAGCGGGCGCGACCTCACGCCCTACCACCAGCGCGTCGAGCACAACCTGCTGGGCGAGCTGATCGAGCGCCTGGAGGTGAGCAGCGACTACCGCGTTCGGCGCGCCGCCATCGGCCAGTTCAATGCCGCCAGCCCGGTGCTCAAGCGTGGCCTGGCGCTGACCCCGGTGAAGTTCGGCATCAGCTTCACTGCGCAGCACCTGAACCAGGCGGGGGCGCTCGTCCACCTCTACACCGACGGCAGCATCCAGCTGAACCACGGCGGCACCGAGATGGGCCAGGGCCTGAACACCAAGGTGGCGCAGATAGTCGCCGAGGAATTCCAGGTGCCGCTGGCGCGCGTGAGCATCACCGCGACGCGCACCGACAAGGTCCCCAACACCTCGCCCACCGCGGCCTCAAGCGGCACTGACCTGAACGGCATGGCCGCTCGCGACGCGGCGCGTACGCTCAAGAGGCGGCTCGCCGAGTTCCTCGCCGCGCGTGAGGGCGGGACGCCCCAGGAAGTGCGCTTCGAGCACGGCCAGGTGCGGGTCGCCGGCAAGGCGCTGGACTTCGCCGAAGTGGTGCAGGCGGCGTACTTCGCCCGTGTGCAGCTGTCGGCCACCGGCTTCTACCGCACGCCGAAAATCCACTACGACCGCGAGACCGGCCAGGGCCACCCGTTCTTCTACTTCGCCTACGGCGCGGCGGTGTCGGAGGTGGAGGTCGATACGCTGACCGGTGAATATCGCCTGCTGCGTGTGGATATCCTCCACGACGTCGGCCGCAGCCTGAACCCGGCCATCGACATCGGCCAGATCGAAGGCGGCTTCGTCCAGGGCATGGGCTGGCTGACCACCGAGGAATTGAAATGGGATGCCAAGGGCCGCCTGCTCACCACCGGGCCTGCGACCTACAAGATCCCGGCGGCGAGCGACGTGCCCGAGGACTTCCGCGTGGCCCTGTTCGACCGCCCCAACGAGGAAGACAGCGTGTACCTGTCCAAGGCCGTCGGCGAGCCGCCGTTCATGCTCGCCATCTCGGTGTGGTCGGCCCTGCGCGACGCCATCGCCAGCCTGGCCGACTACCGCGTGAGCCCGGCGCTCGACACCCCGGCGACGCCGGAACGGGTGCTCTGGGCGTGCGAGGCCCTGCGCGCTGTGGATAAGCCCAAGACCGTCGCCGTGGAGGAACCGGTATGA
- the xdhA gene encoding xanthine dehydrogenase small subunit has translation MIQFLLDEELRQVDGLAPETSLLDYLRTQLGRTGTKEGCASGDCGACTVVLAEPEGEGLRYRAVNACITPIGAVHGRQLLTVESLAEAERLHPVQQAMVDCHGAQCGFCTPGIVMSLFAWHHAPCSHDRESALTALSGNLCRCTGYRPILDAAGKIAAEPDADRFSANEQAIAERLRALPADASLDCDEQHAFLPTSLDALDALLTNYPQARLVAGATDLALEATQALKSFPQLIHLERVAELRRLEEHPDHLLIGAARPYADCLDALHAFPGVPELLERLGSLQIRQRGTLGGNVANASPIGDMPPVLLALDARLRLRRAGEVREVPVDGFFTGYRQSVLQPGEYIETIVIPRLGGGQLFRVDKISKRRDDDISAVCLALRLDLDEQGSVRDVRLACGGMAATPLRGRKTEAALCGRPFDAAAVAAAQAALAEDFQPIDDLRASAAYRLKVAQNLLQRALLEWTPVIAEVRHA, from the coding sequence ATGATCCAATTCCTGCTCGACGAAGAGCTGCGCCAGGTCGATGGTCTGGCACCGGAAACGAGCCTGCTCGACTACCTGCGCACCCAACTGGGGCGCACCGGCACCAAGGAGGGCTGCGCCTCCGGCGACTGCGGCGCCTGCACCGTGGTGCTCGCCGAACCCGAGGGGGAAGGGCTGCGCTATCGCGCAGTGAATGCCTGCATCACGCCAATCGGCGCCGTGCATGGCCGCCAGCTGCTGACCGTGGAGAGCCTCGCCGAAGCCGAGCGCCTGCACCCGGTGCAGCAGGCGATGGTCGATTGCCACGGCGCGCAGTGCGGCTTCTGCACGCCGGGCATCGTCATGTCGCTGTTCGCCTGGCACCACGCGCCTTGTAGCCACGACCGCGAGAGCGCGCTGACGGCACTGTCGGGCAACCTGTGCCGCTGCACCGGCTACCGGCCGATCCTCGATGCAGCTGGAAAGATCGCCGCCGAACCCGATGCCGACCGCTTCAGCGCAAACGAACAGGCCATCGCCGAGCGCCTGCGCGCCTTGCCGGCCGACGCCAGCCTCGACTGCGACGAGCAGCACGCCTTCCTGCCGACCTCGCTGGACGCGCTCGACGCCCTGTTGACGAATTATCCACAGGCGCGCCTGGTGGCAGGCGCGACGGACCTCGCGCTGGAGGCGACCCAGGCGCTGAAGAGCTTCCCGCAACTGATCCACCTGGAGCGCGTGGCCGAGCTGCGCCGCCTGGAGGAGCACCCCGACCACCTGCTGATCGGCGCCGCGCGTCCCTACGCCGACTGCCTGGATGCGCTGCATGCCTTCCCCGGCGTGCCCGAGCTGCTGGAGCGCCTGGGCTCGCTGCAGATCCGCCAGCGCGGCACGCTTGGCGGCAACGTCGCCAACGCCTCACCCATCGGCGACATGCCGCCGGTGCTGCTGGCGCTGGACGCGCGCCTGCGCCTGCGGAGGGCCGGCGAAGTGCGTGAGGTGCCCGTCGACGGCTTCTTCACCGGCTACCGGCAGAGCGTGCTGCAGCCGGGCGAGTACATCGAAACCATCGTTATCCCCAGGCTGGGCGGTGGACAACTTTTTCGTGTGGACAAGATTTCCAAGCGCCGCGACGACGACATCTCCGCCGTCTGCCTGGCCTTGCGCCTGGACCTCGACGAGCAGGGCAGCGTCCGCGACGTACGCCTAGCCTGCGGCGGCATGGCGGCAACACCGTTACGTGGGCGGAAAACCGAAGCCGCATTGTGCGGTCGGCCCTTCGACGCCGCTGCCGTGGCTGCCGCGCAAGCCGCGCTGGCCGAGGACTTCCAGCCCATCGACGACCTGCGCGCCAGCGCCGCCTATCGCCTGAAGGTGGCGCAGAACCTGTTGCAGCGCGCATTACTCGAATGGACTCCCGTCATCGCGGAGGTGCGCCATGCGTAG
- a CDS encoding ABC transporter ATP-binding protein: MSTTAPPRLELRAISKRYPGCLANDRVDLSIQPGEIHAMLGENGAGKSTLMKIIYGVTRPDSGELFWDGRAVSVKDPAQARALGIGMVFQHFSLFETLTVAENIALALGAAAGTPRQLAPRIREVSQRYGMPLEPERLVHGLSIGERQRVEIVRCLMQDIRLLILDEPTSVLTPQEAEDLFAVLRRLAAEGCSILFISHKLAEVRALCERATVLRGGRVSGDCVPAQCSDLELARLMVGDAEGLEAQYPKAQGGEALLQVSGLHRRSADPFGVSFAGLDLEVRAGEIVGIAGVAGNGQDELLALLSGEQRLPRAQAEAIRIAGEAIAHLPPDARRARGQAFVPAERLGHGAVPEMSLADNALLTGFQHGLVRHGLVQRGKVRAFADAIIQRFGVKTPDAQAAARSLSGGNLQKFILGREILQQPRLLIAAHPTWGVDVGAAAVIHRALIALRDAGAAILVISEDLDELFQISDRIGALCSGRLSPLVETAATDPLAVGRWMAGQFDAAA, from the coding sequence ATGTCCACGACCGCCCCTCCCCGCCTGGAACTGCGCGCCATCAGCAAGCGCTATCCGGGCTGCCTGGCCAACGACCGCGTCGACCTCAGCATCCAGCCCGGCGAGATCCACGCCATGCTCGGCGAGAACGGCGCCGGCAAGAGCACCCTGATGAAGATCATCTACGGCGTGACCCGCCCGGACAGCGGCGAGCTGTTCTGGGATGGCCGCGCGGTGAGCGTGAAGGACCCGGCGCAAGCCCGCGCGCTGGGCATCGGCATGGTGTTCCAGCACTTCTCGCTGTTCGAGACGCTGACGGTGGCAGAGAACATCGCCCTAGCCCTGGGCGCGGCCGCCGGTACCCCGCGCCAGCTGGCGCCGCGCATCCGCGAGGTGTCGCAGCGCTATGGCATGCCGCTGGAGCCCGAGCGCCTGGTGCACGGGCTGTCCATCGGCGAGCGCCAGCGAGTGGAGATCGTCCGCTGCCTGATGCAGGACATCCGCCTGCTGATCCTCGACGAACCGACCTCGGTGCTCACCCCGCAGGAGGCCGAGGACCTTTTCGCCGTGCTGCGCCGGCTCGCCGCCGAGGGCTGCAGCATCCTGTTCATCAGCCACAAGCTGGCCGAGGTGCGCGCGCTCTGCGAACGGGCGACCGTGCTGCGCGGCGGGCGCGTCTCCGGCGATTGCGTGCCGGCGCAGTGCTCGGACCTGGAGCTGGCGCGGCTGATGGTCGGCGATGCCGAAGGGCTCGAGGCGCAGTACCCGAAAGCCCAAGGAGGCGAGGCGCTGCTGCAAGTGAGCGGGCTGCACCGGCGCAGCGCCGATCCCTTCGGCGTGTCCTTCGCCGGGCTCGACCTGGAGGTGCGCGCCGGCGAGATCGTCGGCATCGCCGGGGTCGCCGGCAACGGCCAGGACGAACTGCTCGCCCTGCTCAGCGGCGAACAACGCCTGCCGCGCGCCCAGGCCGAAGCCATCCGCATCGCCGGCGAAGCCATCGCCCATCTGCCACCGGATGCCCGCCGCGCGCGCGGCCAGGCCTTCGTCCCGGCCGAGCGCCTGGGCCACGGCGCAGTGCCGGAGATGAGCCTGGCCGACAACGCCCTGCTCACCGGCTTCCAGCACGGCCTGGTGCGTCACGGGCTGGTGCAGCGCGGCAAGGTGCGCGCTTTCGCCGACGCCATCATCCAGCGCTTCGGCGTGAAGACCCCGGACGCCCAGGCCGCCGCGCGCAGCCTCTCGGGCGGCAACCTGCAGAAGTTCATCCTCGGCCGCGAGATCCTCCAGCAGCCGCGCCTGCTCATCGCCGCGCACCCGACCTGGGGTGTCGATGTCGGCGCTGCAGCGGTTATCCACAGGGCGCTGATAGCCCTGCGCGATGCCGGCGCGGCCATCCTGGTGATCTCCGAGGACCTCGACGAGCTGTTCCAAATCAGCGACCGCATCGGCGCGCTCTGCTCCGGACGGCTGTCGCCGCTGGTGGAGACCGCCGCCACCGATCCCCTCGCCGTCGGCCGCTGGATGGCCGGGCAATTCGACGCCGCCGCCTGA
- a CDS encoding ABC transporter permease: MLLSLDPRGQQSRLMLLLSPLLAGLLTLLCGAALFAALGHPPLATLHTLLIEPVQDWYGVGELLVKATPILLCALGLALAYQARIWNIGAEGQLLVGALAGSAMALQLLGWESRWALVWTLLAGIAGGAAWAALVAWLRTHCNANEILTSIMLNYIALNLLLFCVHGPLKDPQGFNFPQSALFADSARLPTLFDDSRMHLGALFALFALVAVWVLAQRSFVGFQIKVLGLDRRAAGFVGFREKRLVWLALLLSGALAGLAGVCEVTGPIGQLVPQVSPGYGYAAITVAFLGRLNPIGILFASLLMALLYLGGETAQMSLNLPLALTGLFQGMMLFFLLACDVLILYRLRFSGGFRLQAARRKLSFS, encoded by the coding sequence ATGCTGCTTTCCCTCGATCCGCGCGGCCAGCAATCGCGCCTGATGCTGCTGCTCTCGCCGCTGCTGGCCGGGCTGCTCACGCTGCTCTGCGGCGCGGCGCTGTTCGCCGCCCTCGGCCATCCGCCGCTGGCTACGCTGCACACCCTGCTGATCGAACCGGTGCAGGACTGGTACGGCGTCGGCGAACTGCTGGTGAAGGCCACGCCCATCCTGCTCTGCGCCCTGGGCCTGGCGCTGGCCTACCAGGCGCGCATCTGGAACATCGGCGCCGAAGGCCAACTGCTGGTCGGCGCCCTCGCCGGCAGCGCCATGGCGCTGCAACTGCTCGGCTGGGAAAGCCGCTGGGCGCTGGTCTGGACGCTGCTGGCCGGTATCGCCGGCGGCGCCGCCTGGGCCGCGCTGGTGGCCTGGCTGCGCACGCACTGCAACGCCAACGAGATCCTCACCAGCATCATGCTCAACTACATCGCCCTGAACCTGCTGCTGTTCTGCGTGCACGGGCCACTGAAGGACCCGCAGGGCTTCAACTTCCCGCAGTCGGCGCTGTTCGCCGATTCGGCGCGGCTGCCGACGCTGTTCGACGACAGCCGCATGCACCTGGGCGCCCTCTTCGCCCTGTTCGCCCTGGTCGCGGTCTGGGTGCTCGCGCAGCGCAGCTTCGTCGGCTTCCAGATCAAGGTGCTCGGCCTCGACCGCCGCGCCGCCGGTTTCGTCGGTTTTCGCGAGAAGCGCCTGGTGTGGCTGGCGTTGCTGCTTTCCGGCGCGCTGGCGGGGCTGGCGGGCGTCTGCGAAGTGACCGGGCCGATCGGCCAGCTGGTGCCGCAGGTGTCGCCTGGCTACGGCTATGCGGCCATCACCGTGGCCTTCCTCGGCCGCCTGAACCCCATCGGCATCCTCTTCGCCAGCCTGCTGATGGCGCTGCTGTACCTCGGCGGCGAGACGGCGCAGATGAGCCTGAACCTGCCCTTGGCGCTGACCGGGCTGTTCCAGGGAATGATGCTGTTCTTCCTGCTCGCCTGTGACGTGCTGATCCTGTACCGGCTGCGCTTCTCGGGCGGTTTTCGCCTGCAGGCCGCGCGCCGCAAGCTGAGCTTTTCGTAG
- a CDS encoding ABC transporter permease, with product MDIDLLGNVLFAMVRTGTPLLLVALGELVCEKSGVLNLGQEGMMLFGAVIGFMVAFSTGSLWLGVLFAILAGMLLASLFAAVALGLNANQVACGLALTIFGVGLSSFVGAAWVGKPLQGFAPLALPWLAQLPVLGKMLFAQDALVYLSFALFAGVAWLLLKSRAGLVIQAVGENPDAAAAMGLPVLRVRLLAVLFGGAMAGLAGAYLSLAYTPMWAENMSAGRGWIALALVVFASWRVLRVLLGAWLFGLASILHLVAQGVGLSIPANLLAMLPYVATIVVLVLLSRDGLRTRLFAPVSLGQPWKAGH from the coding sequence ATGGATATCGATCTGCTGGGCAACGTGCTCTTCGCCATGGTCCGCACCGGCACGCCGCTGCTGCTGGTGGCGCTGGGCGAGCTGGTCTGCGAGAAGTCCGGGGTGCTCAACCTCGGCCAGGAAGGAATGATGCTGTTCGGCGCGGTGATCGGCTTCATGGTCGCCTTCAGCACCGGCAGCCTGTGGCTCGGCGTGCTCTTCGCGATCCTCGCCGGGATGCTCCTGGCCAGCCTGTTCGCCGCCGTGGCCCTGGGCCTGAACGCCAACCAGGTTGCCTGCGGGCTGGCGCTGACCATCTTCGGCGTCGGCTTGTCGTCGTTCGTTGGCGCGGCCTGGGTCGGCAAGCCGCTGCAGGGCTTCGCGCCCCTGGCTCTTCCCTGGCTGGCGCAGCTGCCGGTGCTCGGCAAGATGCTGTTCGCCCAGGACGCGCTGGTCTACCTGAGCTTCGCGCTCTTCGCCGGGGTTGCCTGGCTGCTGCTGAAAAGCCGCGCCGGGCTGGTCATCCAGGCAGTCGGCGAGAACCCCGACGCAGCCGCCGCCATGGGCCTGCCGGTACTGCGCGTGCGCCTGCTGGCGGTGCTCTTCGGCGGCGCCATGGCCGGGCTGGCCGGCGCCTACCTGTCGCTGGCCTACACGCCGATGTGGGCGGAGAACATGAGCGCCGGGCGCGGCTGGATCGCCCTCGCCCTGGTGGTGTTCGCCAGCTGGCGGGTGCTGCGCGTGCTGCTCGGGGCCTGGCTGTTCGGCCTGGCGAGCATCCTCCACCTGGTGGCCCAGGGCGTCGGCCTGAGCATTCCGGCCAACCTGCTGGCGATGCTGCCGTACGTGGCGACCATAGTCGTGCTGGTGCTGCTGTCTCGTGACGGCCTGCGCACCCGCCTGTTCGCCCCGGTGTCCCTTGGCCAGCCGTGGAAGGCCGGGCACTGA
- the ahpC gene encoding alkyl hydroperoxide reductase subunit C, translated as MNLINTQVQPFKVNAFHNGKFIEVTEQSLKGKWSVLIFMPAAFTFNCPTEIEDAANNYAAFRDANTEVYIVTTDTHFSHKVWHETSPAVGKAQFPLIGDPTHQLTNAFGVHIPEEGLALRGTFVINPEGVIKTVEIHSNEIARDVGETLRKLKAAQYTAAHPGEVCPAKWKEGEKTLAPSLDLVGKI; from the coding sequence ATGAACCTGATCAACACCCAAGTCCAACCGTTCAAGGTCAATGCCTTCCACAACGGCAAGTTCATCGAAGTCACCGAGCAGTCCCTGAAGGGCAAGTGGTCGGTCCTGATCTTCATGCCGGCAGCCTTCACCTTCAACTGCCCGACCGAGATCGAAGACGCCGCCAACAACTACGCTGCGTTCCGTGACGCCAACACCGAGGTGTACATCGTCACCACCGACACCCACTTCTCGCACAAGGTCTGGCACGAAACCTCGCCGGCCGTTGGCAAGGCCCAGTTCCCGCTGATCGGCGATCCGACCCACCAGCTGACCAACGCTTTCGGCGTGCACATCCCGGAAGAAGGCCTGGCCCTGCGCGGCACCTTCGTGATCAACCCGGAAGGCGTGATCAAGACCGTCGAAATCCACAGCAACGAGATCGCTCGTGACGTCGGCGAGACCCTGCGCAAGCTGAAAGCCGCCCAGTACACCGCCGCTCACCCGGGCGAAGTCTGCCCGGCCAAGTGGAAAGAAGGCGAGAAGACCCTGGCTCCGTCGCTGGACCTCGTCGGCAAGATCTAA
- the ahpF gene encoding alkyl hydroperoxide reductase subunit F — translation MLDANLKTQLKAYLEKVTQPFEIVASLDDSDKSRELSELLHDIVGLTDKITLREDGKDARVPSFSLNRPGANIGLAFAGIPMGHEFTSLVLALLQVGGHPSKLEAEVIEQVKGIQGKFEFETYFSLSCQNCPDVVQALNLMAVLNPNIRHVAIDGALFQEEVERRQIMSVPSIYLNGEVFGAGRMGVEEILAKIDTGAAAREAEKLSAKDAFDVLVVGGGPAGAAAAIYAARKGIRTGVAAERFGGQVLDTMAIENFISVQETEGPKLARALEEHVKQYEVDIMNLQRASALVPAKNAGELHEVKFEGGGSLKAKTLILATGARWREMGVPGEQEYKAKGVCFCPHCDGPLFKGKRVAVIGGGNSGVEAAIDLAGIVSHVTLLEFDSKLRADAVLQRKLYSMPNVEVITSALTSEVKGDGQKVTGLVYKDRNTDEFKSVELEGIFVQIGLLPNSEWLKGSIELTPRGEIIVDQRGETSLPGIFAAGDVTTVPYKQIVIAVGEGAKASLSAFDHLIRSSAPA, via the coding sequence ATGTTGGACGCCAATCTGAAGACCCAGTTGAAGGCCTACCTGGAAAAGGTCACCCAGCCGTTCGAGATCGTCGCGTCCCTCGATGACAGCGACAAATCCCGCGAGCTGAGCGAACTGCTGCACGACATCGTCGGCCTGACCGACAAGATCACCCTGCGCGAAGACGGCAAAGACGCCCGCGTCCCGTCCTTCTCGCTGAACCGCCCGGGGGCGAACATCGGCCTGGCCTTCGCCGGCATCCCCATGGGCCACGAATTCACCTCCCTGGTCCTGGCCCTGCTGCAGGTCGGCGGCCACCCGTCCAAGCTCGAGGCCGAGGTCATCGAGCAGGTGAAGGGCATCCAGGGCAAATTCGAATTCGAAACCTACTTCTCGCTGTCCTGCCAGAACTGCCCGGACGTGGTCCAGGCGCTGAACCTGATGGCCGTGCTCAACCCGAACATCCGCCACGTCGCCATCGACGGCGCGCTGTTCCAGGAAGAAGTCGAGCGCCGCCAGATCATGTCGGTGCCGAGCATCTACCTGAACGGCGAAGTCTTCGGCGCGGGCCGCATGGGCGTGGAGGAAATCCTCGCCAAGATCGACACCGGCGCCGCCGCTCGCGAAGCTGAGAAGCTGTCGGCCAAGGACGCCTTCGACGTGCTGGTGGTGGGCGGTGGCCCGGCCGGCGCCGCAGCGGCCATCTACGCCGCGCGCAAAGGCATCCGCACTGGCGTTGCCGCCGAGCGCTTCGGCGGCCAGGTGCTGGACACCATGGCCATCGAGAACTTCATCTCGGTGCAGGAAACCGAAGGCCCGAAACTGGCCCGCGCGCTCGAAGAGCACGTGAAGCAGTACGAGGTCGACATCATGAACCTGCAGCGCGCCAGCGCACTGGTTCCGGCCAAGAATGCCGGCGAGCTGCACGAAGTGAAGTTCGAGGGCGGCGGCAGCCTCAAGGCCAAGACCCTGATCCTCGCCACCGGCGCCCGCTGGCGCGAAATGGGCGTGCCCGGCGAGCAGGAATACAAGGCCAAGGGCGTGTGCTTCTGCCCGCACTGCGACGGCCCGCTGTTCAAGGGCAAGCGCGTGGCGGTGATCGGTGGCGGTAACTCCGGCGTCGAAGCGGCCATCGACCTGGCCGGCATCGTGTCCCACGTGACCCTGCTGGAGTTCGACAGCAAGCTGCGCGCCGACGCCGTGCTGCAGCGCAAGCTGTACAGCATGCCCAACGTCGAGGTGATCACCAGCGCGCTGACCAGCGAAGTGAAAGGCGACGGCCAGAAGGTCACCGGCCTGGTCTACAAGGACCGCAACACGGATGAGTTCAAGTCCGTGGAGCTGGAAGGCATCTTCGTGCAGATCGGCCTGCTGCCGAACAGCGAATGGCTCAAGGGCAGCATCGAGCTGACTCCGCGCGGCGAAATCATCGTCGACCAGCGCGGCGAAACCTCGCTGCCGGGCATCTTCGCCGCCGGCGACGTGACCACGGTGCCGTACAAGCAGATCGTGATCGCGGTCGGTGAAGGCGCGAAAGCCTCGCTGTCGGCCTTCGACCACCTGATCCGCAGCTCGGCGCCGGCCTGA